Proteins from one Haliaeetus albicilla chromosome 28, bHalAlb1.1, whole genome shotgun sequence genomic window:
- the SMCO3 gene encoding single-pass membrane and coiled-coil domain-containing protein 3 produces MALSDLLYPDNPKRRQELIHLHQELLDCMSTNFRATNELAGVLNEHLGCTITHIQMREHSTVKENCDIIIQAMSEIQHQVQKIDSDMKEKLEPVLYQKLYDIKEPELEKIAIAHKVFSIVLGEATSTAGMVAIKLLGSNLITLTVSKLVSLLAQIGASVLGGISITILGLGIEMILHAILGAVERNQLLAAVRSYEKHLAEFKAASEKYQRAIREVTSLVRQQVQ; encoded by the coding sequence ATGGCGCTGAGTGACCTCCTTTACCCAGATAACCCCAAGAGAAGGCAAGAACTGATCCATCTGCACCAGGAATTGCTTGATTGCATGTCCACAAATTTCCGTGCAACAAATGAGCTGGCTGGAGTGCTGAATGAACACCTGGGCTGTACCATTACCCACATTCAGATGAGAGAGCACAGCACTGTCAAGGAGAACTGTGACATTATCATTCAAGCGATGAGTGAGATTCAGCATCAGGTACAGAAGATTGATAGTGACATGAAGGAAAAGCTGGAGCCTGTGCTGTACCAGAAGCTGTATGACATCAAAGAGCCCGAGTTGGAGAAAATTGCAATAGCTCATAAAGTTTTTTCCATTGTTCTTGGAGAAGCGACTTCAACAGCTGGGATGGTAGCTATCAAACTTCTTGGCTCCAATCTTATAACTCTCACTGTGAGCAAGCTCGTCAGTCTCCTTGCGCAGATCGGGGCATCTGTTCTCGGGGGAATCAGCATCACTATTCTCGGGCTTGGCATTGAAATGATCCTCCACGCCATCCTGGGAGCCGTGGAGAGGAACCAGCTTCTGGCAGCTGTGAGAAGCTACGAGAAGCACCTGGCTGAGTTTAAAGCAGCCTCAGAAAAGTACCAGCGTGCCATACGAGAAGTGACTTCTTTGGTGAGAC